Proteins found in one Pelobates fuscus isolate aPelFus1 chromosome 10, aPelFus1.pri, whole genome shotgun sequence genomic segment:
- the LOC134574648 gene encoding olfactory receptor 5AR1-like, which produces MLKRTSENNSNPIEFSMQGFSDSPKLKFHLFITFLLIYLTIVISNLTIVASIISCTHLHTPMYIFLCNLSVIDIFYTSTILPKLLDMLFTQCKTISFAGCFIQMYFFIAFACSEFLLLAVMAYDRYVAICNPLHYSLLMSPKTCAYLILGNWIGSLLDPIPHTILISKLSFCSSHHINHFFCDVSPLLKLSCNDTSSVEMWTFILGGVIGMSCFTLTLASYVFIISSILNIQSETGRRKAFSTCASHITCVFTFYGTMTCLYMRPRAMYSPGQDKFFALLYVILIPIANPPIYTLKNTDFKKVFKQIKLY; this is translated from the coding sequence ATGTTAAAAAGGACATCAGAAAATAACTCCAATCCTATCGAATTCTCAATGCAAGGATTTTCAGATTCACCAAAACTTAAATTTCAtcttttcattacatttttacttatttatctcactattgtaattagtaaTCTCACCATTGTTGCATCTATCATATCGTGCACTCATTTACACACACCTATGTACATTTTCTTGTGTAACCTATCAGTCattgatattttttatacatcGACCATTCTACCCAAATTGCTGGACATGCTCTTCACACAATGTAAGACCATATCCTTTGCAGGGTGTTTCATTCAGATGTATTTCTTCATTGCCTTTGCTTGCTCAGAATTTTTACTACTGGCTGTTATGGCTTACGATCGCTATGTAGCAATTTGCAACCCTCTTCATTATTCTCTACTTATGAGTCCCAAGACGTGTGCATATCTGATACTAGGAAACTGGATTGGAAGCTTATTGGATCCAATTCCACACACAATCTTAATTTCAAAGCTGTCCTTCTGTTCATCTCACCACATTAACCATTTTTTCTGTGATGTTTCTCCATTGCTTAAACTTTCCTGCAATGATACGTCTTCTGTTGAgatgtggacttttattttgggGGGTGTAATAGGTATGAGTTGTTTTACACTCACATTAGCATCATATGTTTTTATTATCTCTTCAATTCTAAATATTCAGTCAGAAACTGGTCGACGTAAAGCCTTTTCTACCTGTGCCTCCCACATTACCTGCGTTTTCACCTTTTATGGAACAATGACCTGCTTGTATATGAGGCCCAGAGCTATGTATTCTCCAGGACAGGACAAGTTTTTTGCTCTACTATACGTCATTCTTATCCCAATAGCAAATCCGCCTATATATACTCTGAAGAACACAGAttttaaaaaagtgtttaaaCAAATCAAgctttattaa